The stretch of DNA TGGACATGATGTATGTTCGAATGCaagtcattttataaatttattggttCGAATGCATAAAATCCATTCGAACACTTCATCCgttcaaacaaaatcaaatttggTCATTTgttcaaatgaatattttttatattcgaATGGACTATGTTGgttcaaaactaaatttatctGTTCGAACTtatttttgagacgaaaaaTTATCGTCTTAAAAAATATACCTGTTCGAACGGTTCCACCCAATGTtgtctctaaaaataatttttggagacgattttttttttttttttatctccaaaaaccttttgagacggTCTTTTAGAGACAAAATAGAGACGAAAGTTTTTtgtctccaaagccattttgggacaaaattggaGTTTTTTAAGACAAAATCTTATCTAAAAAAACCAAATCTCTTGTAGTgactattactaccatgtaaaactaatgtataataacaacttattaggggtgtaaccggtttgGTTCAGTTCggttttagacatattttaaaaCCGAACCAGAATATatcggttttgagatttgaaaaatcaataCCACACCGGTTACACTCTAAACCAGTACTTTCAGTTTTACCAGTTCTGGTCCTGTTCAGTCCGGTTTCtttggtatattatatagtatataataatataatgataatatattataatctatagtaatatattataatatataatgatatagtattagtataactactaatacaataggttatagtgataatatatagttatttatataggattttaaaatttaatattatattaattagtaatttatcgtataatataaaattattttatatataaaaattatatataatataaaaaatcatagaaaaaattaaaatatatatgaaccggtccggtattagaaaaaggaaaatcggAATCGAACTGATTTCGAccgattttgagaaaaatagaaccgGTATCGGACTGAATTGAACTCGGTACCAAACCAAACCCACTGGTTCAGTCTGGTCCAGTCCCATTCACctgtttttttttcacccctacatttaatgtataaacactaatgtataataacatataatactaattatataataaccaatgaataataatatttaatactaatgtataatgttaaacacaaatatataaatttataataacatgtaatactaataataatagttaaagtataataacatgcactagtaatgtataataatcaatGTGTAATAACATATACTACTTCtgtataaacattaatatataataacatataatactaatgtataataaaattaatttgtacaatggtttatttttttaattttggttatgttttaataaaattaaaatttgaaaaaatatttttctgaaaaaactGAAATCTGGAAGCCCAATTCGATTAGTAAGAGCTTAAAATtgtcaaattaaaatttcaaatgggtTAAGCAAAAAAGCTCAATAAAAAAGTCCAAATCCAATTCCGACTCGGAAGCTTTAAgaattggagtcggagtcagaggttGAATTCAACCTCCAACATTGTTGGTGCTCGCCTTGGAAGTGACTGTGTGTTAAAAATTTTCGTAATCTTTTTaagcatcatttaaatataaaatattttaaattttaaattttaaatttttcatctaattattacaaaattttcaaatccaaattttaaaacaaaaataattttaaaaaattttattaaaataattttttaactttataatatttttattcaaaattttctcattttctacgatccaataaaacattttaacttaaGTCTCAAGCCACTTCACTACAATTTGCAGAATTCTCGTATCATTTTATTACCCAAACAAGCCCATTACAAGTGACCGTCAATGGCTGGCCGTCTCATCTCCTGCACTGGGGAGTTTCTGACCCATGAAATCTAAGGACCATGAtgttttattactttttcttagggaaaaaaatcaattgcaaGAGTAATTTCCTAAACAGAATTCTTGTATAGAACCTCTTTGTGaacataaggaaaaaaatttgagaaaagaatTTGAGGTATCCTGATTAATGTCGCCTCTTTTGCGATCTAAGGTCTTGAATCCAATATGGAATTAGTTCACGATGAAGAGAGCTTGCACACCAGAAGTAAAACAGACCAAGAATGAAGAAAACCTTAAAAGAATAGTTGTGAGtttcagaaaacaaaaaatgccaacaaatttaaaactaaagaaCAATTTCTAAAACGAAGATTGGTTGATCAAAGGTTCTTTTCAGAAATGGTGGAGTAATTTACTGGCAGAGCTTCTCAACTGCTGTTACAATCTGAAGTGGCTGAACCACGGTCCATTCCTCCAAGGTCCCAGCATATGGGGTTGGCACATCCTGCGAAGACAGACATACAATCGGGGCATCCAAATAATCATGGAAATTCTCAGTAATAGCAGCCGTCAAGCTAGCACCAATCCCTCCAGTCCGCATGCACTCTTCTACTATCAGCACTCGATGCGTCTTTTTCACTGAATTCCCAATCGTGTAGAGATCAAAAGGTTTCAGTGATCTGATATCAATTACTTCAGGATCATAACCCTTATTAACCAAAGTTTTAGCTGCCTGCATTACATGATACCTCATCCGGGAGTAGGTTAAAATAGTGACATGCTCCCCAGGCCTAACCATCTCAGCTTCTTCTAGAGAACATATATATTCTTCATCTGGAATTCTTTCCTTGAGGTTGTAAAGCAAAACATGCTCGAAAAGTATCACCGGGTTGTCACTTCGAATTGCAGCTTTCATCAAGCCCTTTGCATTATATGGGGTCGAGCATGCCACCATTTGGATTCCAGGGATTGATTGAAAATATGACTCAAGACGTTGGGAATGCTCAGCCCCGAGTTGCCGACCAACTCCACCGGGTCCACGAATAACTACTGGAATTTTAAACTGGCCACCAGATGTATAGTGGAGCATGCCACAGTTGTTGGAAATCTGGTTAAAGGCTAAAAGGAGAAATCCCATGTTCATACCCTCAATAATTGGCCTCAGACCAGTCATGGCAGCTCCAATACCCATACCTGTGAAGGAGTTCTCAGCAATAGGGGTGTCAAGAACCCTGAGATCCCCATACTTTTCAGCCAGGTCTTTGGTCACCTTGTATGACCCTCCATAATGACCCACATCCTCACCCATAACACACACTTGGGGATCCCTGTCCATTTCTTCTTCCAAGCCTTCTCTTAGGGcttcaaaaagtaaaagttcATGCCTGAGGATAGAACATTGACTCATTGACacccaaaactaaaaaatatgcaaagaaGAAAGGCAATATTATTAAGATGCTTCTCATGTACTTCTGTTTGGCaatgtaaaggaaaataaattcatttagTTACTACCCAATCGCAAATCTCAGCAGAAAGATAACAATAGCACCCACATAAAAGATATTCAAATAAACACTTCCAATATATGTTGGATGAATATGAAAATAAGTCTGCACACGAATGCATTAATGATTTAATAGCAAGCAATTGGACCAGAGTCTCGAGTTAAGAACCATCTATAAGTCAAATAAGATGCATGGCAATTTGAAATATTGGTACAGAAAACCGAGTAAAAGCACCCATCCAGTGGCTGTTAAATGCATGCACAATACCCCCGACATTAAGGCTgagattataattttcaaaattagcaTACAAAAACTTCAAGCAGAGTCAACTTCTTccattaaactttttttttattaattaatttaacaatCAGCGATTTATAGTTTCTATGAAGTACACCAGGAAtactaaatatatgaaatatccaaaaataagAGTCTTTATTGATAGCATAAATGCAGCATGTGTTAATCTgacacaagaaaagaaaatgtcaattgaacagaaaaaaaacaaaaataaaaacaaaaaaacaaaatttacaagCAGCAAACACGACTGCCAGAAGCAATTTGCTCAAAAAAGCAGTGCACCACATCTGTAActtaaactattaaaaaaataaacaaaaagaaaaacagatggTGCCACCAGCCTGGTACCATGCAAACTTATAATAGCTAAACCCATCAGAAACTAccagagaaaagaaaatctaaGAACTCCAATAACCGACATACAAAGCAAGATGTGATTTTCAGATCACATCTGAGTTATCTCTGACCGATACACCTCGTTAGGGCATCtgtgatttcttttttcctaagGGCATCTGTGATATACTATAAGAAGCAGAGATACCTATAAGGGACCCATGCTTCATCCAAATGCCAAACCTGGTGTCGAGTGGTCTCTATTTTTTCTCCAGAATTTCAATCTAATGCATCATTGTGCTTAAGCTGGGAGAAAACTTTTTCTAGCAAGTACTAATGCACTGAGGAGatgtaagaaaatgttttcttgacaaatctttttcaattcatctGAAAATGCCAAACACTGATGGCATCTTTTCAATAATACATCTGGTGCATGATGCATCAAAAGCCCCTCCTACTGCCGCTCCTCTCTCACACACGCAACAGATATgaacattaatttttatgttgaaCTGAGTAGATTAAAACCCATATGTTGCCTTTGGCACTGTTTAGGACTGCTCAGTAGATAGAAGCACTGCAGGGCTTCCGGCTCAAATGCTAGCCAACTTTTCAGTTCAGTTAACATTGTTGATATTGACATGCTAAGCAACTTTGCAGACTCCAGGAATTATGTAACGTTTGATAGTTATTTAGGCAGTAAAACAACAAATTTGACATGATGAAACTGACTAGCGCTTCATAATCAAGGACTAGATGTTTAAGTAGAACCTCAGAAGTTTGAGGAATATCATATTCAATGTAGAAGACCCATTTAAAACCAAATCTAAACTTCTACAAGCATCTCGTCTAGTGGCTACAGATCTAAATGCTATGAAATGGGAAATATGAAAGAATCATCTTATTCACCCTGCATAGATTGATGAAACTGGGGGCCAGCGTTTTCAAaactaatttatcaaaaaaaaaaattcacagacAAAGAAATCATAAGAGCCAACAAACAAAGCACCGGGGGTGTTAACAAGACCATATTATAGTGACGGAAAAGAAGGGACTTCAATCAAATACAGAGACCATGTAATTATACAGAAAGTAGTTAGTAaactataaaataatgattttattcgTATCATTTAGGAGATTAATCCTTGGTCCCCAGTTAATTACTTGAAACTTATTAGAAACCACAGCATAATAATTATAAGGAAGCTACCGCAGTCATTGAGAGGAAGATCTATATGAGATAAATCATATTATTTGGTTGCGTTTATCTTTGCAGACCTTGTTAGCAAATTAAATTCGCTATCAATGAAAATTCTGCTTCCGTTGCTAGTGTAAATTGTGGTTGCATTATCTTCAAAGTGCGCCAAATAGTACCATCAAGCATTCTACATAGTTTTCATAAGTACCAAGTATTCCACAATGATCACAGAAAAGAAGTATATACCCGGGTTTTGAAGCCGTAGAAGCCGCAGAACTGTCGGGTTTAGTCTACAAAAATCCACAAGCAGGATCAAAATTCAATGTccacacaaaaaagaaaatataatgagTGGGGGCAGAGAGAGGGTTAACTGCAACTGCATTGGTAATCAACTGCTCTGCCCTGCGCGCTCTCGCGTTCGAACGCGGGACAACCCTTCCATCAGATCTCACAACCAGAAAGCTTGCGTTCCTCTCTGaatcaaatcaaacaaacaccaaatgaatatgtgtgtgtgtcacCATTGAGAAAATGTCAAAGACTACCACATTTTGTATCGCAGTTTTTCAATGAATCCCAGACTGTGCCAGCCCAGTAATATAACCAGaaccaaaaccaaaccaaacatgGGGATAAAATCCAAGAATTACATATTGATATCTTGGTCAAACTTTCAAAGAAATGGCGAGCAGCCAGAGGAATGGAGTTGAAGGAAAACCTGAGAGGAATCTTCGAGAAGGTAGCTGGAATTTGCTGGAGTCGAGGGACTTGGAGGCCGAGAAAGCCGTTGCAGCACCCACTCCCTGAAACAAGGTGGCCATCTGATCCCCTCCGATAagaccaaaaaagaaaaaaaacgaCGACACACGAAAAGAGCAAGAGATGGGATGCAGAGAGAAAGTGAGTAGGAGCTggatttatataaaagaaaaagagagagattgagaatGGACGGAGAAATTGAGGAGCTTAAGCAGCTAACAAGGACGAGTGATTCGTGCGTGGGTTGGACGATTTATTTCAGGTTATTTGTAAACATCAAAACCCGCCAGCCTCCGCATCAATTGTTCCCATCGCCGATTCTCTGGGACCGTCTCTGATTCTCTCTACCTCTCTTTGTTTCCACGACAACGTTCCATCAGTGAATTGTGACGACCGTTGGATAAAAAACATTgagaaatgaatttttttttttcaattttattatttttattttaagtaattattatttaagcgattaaaatataaatattatttaaaaaatgataaacaaaccacaacattttaattaattatattttataattattttataaaatattttataaaaataacattaatttataaaaatatcacatttcaaaacataattataaaaaaacaatactatTTTTTCCGTTGGGCCTTCCTTtaggatttttatttattttttattttatgattaaaaaaatattttttaatgatattatgatttgtttttttaaatattaaaaaaatatataaaatacactGGCTAGAACTTCCAACAGTGTAGCTATAGTGTAActcattataaaatatcattattctgTATCTAAGCTCTGTTGACAGTtgtagaaatgaaaaaaaatagccCTTGGGCCGAATGGCATGGCTCCTGGTCGTTAAGGTCCATGGGTCCTATTCGTCTTGTCATAAAAATGCTATAgcaattaaatatttaattatttagaaaagttaacAAGACAAGagagattaaaataataataataataacttatattaaacacaactttttattaaaaaataaagtccaTATAGGTGTGTGGTCACAGTGGGCGGACCCAAGTGgcttttctttttgtgtgtgtgtgtgtgtgtgtttttttttttttttaagggttcttgatttttaatttttttagatttaatttttttccttttttcattttttatattcaaatttaaatttggcttttatgtggtttttttttttttttttgtcagaacACATAATTAGGTATTTAGTAtctattcaaaagaaaaagagaatgcgTTGCAATTGCTTGATAGTTTGAAGAAATTTGcctattttacccctaattttatcaaatagattattgagaaaattatgTAGTCTCATATTATAATAAGATTAAGAGACGACTGAACTGTTTTTAATTACCAATTAACCTGTCAAATATGTATTGAGGAAGAAGTATAAGTGGTTCATGCtgattttgtctcaaaaaataatatgctcAAATATAATAGTCCTTATCATTATACCCCTTTATGTTTGAAGTAATGCAAAAACAGGTTCGGCTTACTtccaatttatcattataaaaattttatgtgcaattacttttacatattttttgtgCACTTCACTATTATGATTGGctgcatcactttttttttttaatataaaataatttttttggtcaatcacattaataaagtgcacaaaatataattgatTAGAGTTGTATACGATCAGCCAAATAGTCATATGGTCATGTtgacatttaattttattttgtaaaatattgtgAGTGAAATAATAACTTGTTATCCAACTGTACGAATAATgtgagtaaaatattttaatatgttattttatttttatttatttcttatttattaaacttatttttcttttttaaaaaaaagtgataaacTAGCCAAGTCTAGAGCTCCGCTTAATTTCTAATCAATCTCTAGTTAAGtttgaacattaaaaaaaaactttattcgAGTTCGAGTTGAGCtcgaattttattttttaataatcgaGCCAAGTTTGGTGAGACACTACTCAACTCGAACTCGATTCGATTCGATTACAATACTACCTCCTTTTTATCATgacaaattcttaaaataacaatattttttataattatgctcattgagttatatttatatatacatattcctTCTTTGAGGTAATCTTGCTGGAGGGATTTTTGCgattttatttgtaatctgCCATAGATATTTTGTTCAAGTTGTTGGTCTATACAAAAGTTATGGCAATTTTTATTCCTTCTCAGGAAAATGAAACCTTGGATAATCTTATCGAAAAGCTAATTCACGAGGTTAATtacgagtaatgctactcatcattttaatttttattatcttttaatattatattagataattgaaaattatttattatattttatttataaatttattatctaatattatattataaaataatgagaaaatgacgacaaaatttatcaataaattttgagtaattctacatacaatcgtgaagtgcgtaaccgccgtgtaatcactttgaaaaagagtggagtccactattaaaaaattaatttttttcatgtgggttccatgttttatttattttttttcaaagcgattacgcgacggttacgcaattcacggttgtaagtaaattttctcataaattttttgtttcgtGAATCGTAACTCTGTAGAAACACGTATGGATTATGTGCTGTTTGGGGGAGTTTTTGAAGGGTTCGGCTTACCACCAGTGCGTCGTTAGAACTGGTGGGTAGAAAATCTCCAAAAAGGCCAATGGTAAAGCCCAACTCATTATGCATGCAAAGCCCACTGCAGAACAAAGAAATCTGCCTTAGAAGACATAAATCAGATCCGACGGTAACACAAAGCCCAATGCATCACAGCAGGACAAAAGGGTCACGTGATATAGGcaacagaagagagagagaggaaattaaCTTTTACAAAAGGGAATGGAACGTTTGAATAGGGTAAGAATTCTTAAGGACGCTAgtatgaatgagtttttttattttattttattttttaagtattttttaaatattcttaatcattaaaaaaaattaaaatatatatataaattcactaatattcacttccttaatcattaaaaaaaatttaaaaaataaaaaataaaaatatatgagtggaCATATTTAGTAGGCATATTtgctatcattttcctttttaaaatttttaagattttttataattttattcataaatattacgtaaaacacttttcaattttaaaagatgattttttaatttaattattaactaataattactcgaacacaaaaattaatacaaattttacaaattttaaaacaaaacataaaaatcaatacaatttttataaactttaaaaaaaatatatcaaaaaattatattcaaacaattttataagtactttatagtatttttattaaactctctctctctcttctttctaaaatttaataaaacgtcTTCACTCAGatcatttaactattatttacaaagttCTATACTCCGTCTAAACATAAATTCATGTGTTTCTATTATCAAAACACCACCGTAGATCATGAGACCACCCTATCGACATccgatattaaaaaaaatgcatctaCAAGTACATatgaaaatgtaattttttaattatttatttctcatgaAAATATTAGGCTTTCCTTCTATACATGGACCCGTTGAGAAAATAGTATAATACGTTATGGACCATattatctaacattactctataataAATTATGGAAATTGGTTCCGAACCTTCCGCACTacaacatcttttttttcttatgaaatTTCTCtacttttagggacaaaaatgacattttcttataaaaataaaaagccctCAATGAAAACGTTTATGTTTGTATTGCGACCAGTGACCTCTTCAAAGCAATGCTGAACTTCGCCCAACTCCAAGGCCCAAACTGGTCAAAATGATTACTTTTCC from Juglans regia cultivar Chandler chromosome 4, Walnut 2.0, whole genome shotgun sequence encodes:
- the LOC108990189 gene encoding pyruvate dehydrogenase E1 component subunit beta-3, chloroplastic, with the translated sequence MATLFQGVGAATAFSASKSLDSSKFQLPSRRFLSERNASFLVVRSDGRVVPRSNARARRAEQLITNAVATKPDSSAASTASKPGHELLLFEALREGLEEEMDRDPQVCVMGEDVGHYGGSYKVTKDLAEKYGDLRVLDTPIAENSFTGMGIGAAMTGLRPIIEGMNMGFLLLAFNQISNNCGMLHYTSGGQFKIPVVIRGPGGVGRQLGAEHSQRLESYFQSIPGIQMVACSTPYNAKGLMKAAIRSDNPVILFEHVLLYNLKERIPDEEYICSLEEAEMVRPGEHVTILTYSRMRYHVMQAAKTLVNKGYDPEVIDIRSLKPFDLYTIGNSVKKTHRVLIVEECMRTGGIGASLTAAITENFHDYLDAPIVCLSSQDVPTPYAGTLEEWTVVQPLQIVTAVEKLCQ